One stretch of Humidesulfovibrio mexicanus DNA includes these proteins:
- a CDS encoding catalase has protein sequence MVKKKLTTNAGAPVPDNQNVLTAGSRGPQLLQDVWFLEKLAHFDREVIPERRMHAKGSGAYGVFTVTHDITKYTRAKIFGKIGKKTDLFVRFSTVAGERGAADAERDIRGFAIKFYTEEGNWDLVGNNTPVFFLRDPLKFPDLNHAVKRDPRTNLRSAKNNWDFWSSLPEALHQVTVVMSDRGIPASYRHMHGFGSHTFSFINKKNERFWCKFHLRTQQGIKNLTDAEAEALVGKCRESHQRDLYDAIERGDFPRWTLFVQVLTDKQAKALPYHPFDLTKVWKHKDAPLMEVGVLELNRNPENYFAEVEQAAFNPANVVPGISFSPDKMLQGRLFSYGDAQRYRLGVNHHLIPVNMARCPFHSYHRDGSMRVDGNHGSTLAYEPNSYGEWQEQPEYHEPQLELSGAAKHWNAREDDADYYSQPGELFRLMSKKQQQELFENTARAMGDAPKEIKLRHIGNCAKADPAYGAGVAKALGLKVPK, from the coding sequence ATGGTCAAGAAGAAGCTGACCACCAACGCTGGCGCGCCCGTGCCGGACAACCAGAACGTGCTCACCGCCGGGTCGCGCGGCCCACAGCTTTTGCAGGATGTCTGGTTCCTGGAGAAACTTGCGCATTTCGACCGCGAGGTGATTCCCGAGCGCAGGATGCACGCCAAGGGCTCCGGAGCCTACGGGGTCTTCACCGTCACCCACGACATCACCAAATACACGCGCGCCAAGATCTTCGGCAAGATCGGCAAGAAGACCGACCTGTTCGTGCGCTTCTCCACGGTGGCGGGCGAGCGCGGCGCGGCCGACGCCGAGCGCGACATCCGCGGCTTCGCCATCAAGTTTTATACAGAGGAGGGCAACTGGGACCTGGTGGGCAACAACACGCCGGTGTTCTTCCTGCGCGATCCCCTCAAGTTCCCGGACCTGAACCACGCGGTGAAGCGCGACCCGCGCACAAACCTGCGCAGCGCCAAGAACAACTGGGACTTCTGGTCCAGCCTGCCTGAGGCCCTGCACCAGGTCACCGTGGTCATGAGCGACCGCGGCATACCGGCCAGCTACCGGCACATGCACGGCTTCGGCAGCCACACCTTCAGCTTCATCAACAAAAAGAACGAGCGCTTCTGGTGCAAGTTCCACCTGCGCACCCAGCAGGGCATCAAGAACCTTACCGACGCCGAGGCCGAGGCCCTGGTGGGCAAGTGCCGCGAAAGCCACCAGCGCGACCTCTACGACGCCATAGAGCGGGGCGACTTCCCCCGCTGGACCCTGTTCGTGCAGGTGCTTACCGACAAGCAGGCCAAGGCCCTGCCCTACCACCCCTTCGACCTCACAAAGGTATGGAAGCACAAGGACGCGCCGCTCATGGAAGTGGGCGTGCTTGAACTGAACAGGAACCCGGAAAACTACTTCGCCGAGGTGGAGCAGGCCGCCTTCAACCCGGCCAACGTGGTGCCCGGCATCTCCTTCTCGCCGGACAAGATGCTGCAGGGGCGGCTCTTCTCCTACGGCGACGCCCAGCGCTACCGCCTGGGCGTGAACCACCACCTCATCCCCGTCAACATGGCCCGCTGCCCCTTCCACAGCTACCACCGCGACGGGTCCATGCGCGTGGACGGCAACCACGGCAGCACGCTGGCCTACGAGCCCAACAGCTACGGAGAATGGCAGGAGCAGCCCGAATACCACGAGCCGCAGCTGGAGCTCTCCGGCGCGGCCAAGCACTGGAACGCGCGCGAGGACGACGCCGACTACTATTCCCAGCCGGGCGAGCTCTTCCGGCTCATGAGCAAGAAGCAGCAGCAGGAACTCTTCGAGAACACCGCACGGGCCATGGGCGATGCGCCCAAGGAGATCAAGCTCCGGCACATCGGCAACTGCGCCAAGGCCGACCCGGCCTACGGCGCGGGCGTGGCCAAGGCCCTGGGACTGAAGGTTCCGAAGTAA
- a CDS encoding bacterioferritin, whose amino-acid sequence MAVESREKRKAKVLDVLNKARAMELTAITQYMNQHYNLDSMDYGEMAANMKLIAIDEMRHAEMFAERIKELGGEPVTAGDGTVIKGQDVRTIFPFDSKLEDDTIDAYNQFLQVCRDCGDNISTTLFQTIIDEEQVHFNHFDNVAGHIQNLGDSYLSRIAGTPSSTGGTTKGFALPGAGA is encoded by the coding sequence ATGGCAGTTGAAAGCAGAGAAAAACGCAAGGCCAAGGTGCTTGATGTCCTGAACAAGGCGCGCGCCATGGAGCTCACCGCCATCACCCAGTACATGAACCAGCACTACAACCTGGACAGCATGGACTATGGCGAAATGGCCGCCAACATGAAGCTCATCGCCATCGACGAAATGCGCCACGCAGAGATGTTCGCCGAGCGCATCAAGGAACTGGGCGGAGAACCCGTGACCGCAGGCGACGGCACGGTCATCAAGGGACAGGACGTGCGCACCATCTTCCCCTTCGACTCCAAGCTCGAAGACGACACCATCGACGCGTACAACCAGTTCCTGCAGGTCTGCCGCGACTGCGGCGACAACATCAGCACCACCCTCTTCCAGACCATCATCGACGAGGAGCAGGTGCACTTCAACCACTTCGACAACGTTGCCGGGCACATCCAGAACCTCGGCGATTCCTACCTCTCGCGCATCGCGGGAACGCCTTCCTCCACCGGCGGCACCACCAAGGGCTTCGCCCTGCCCGGCGCCGGGGCATAG
- a CDS encoding Fur family transcriptional regulator produces the protein MNTCAATRLDELLQRLRKAGHRLTPQRVAIVRQLLERDDHPSVEQLHTAILAEFPTTSLATVYKTIHLLKQLGEVLELGFGELGSRYDGRHPRPHPHLICTRCGSITDPPCPDDEVDALASRIAKQSGFAVSSHRFDLFGLCPACRARS, from the coding sequence ATGAACACCTGCGCCGCCACACGCCTTGACGAGCTGCTCCAGCGCCTGCGCAAGGCCGGGCACAGGCTCACGCCGCAGCGCGTCGCCATCGTGCGGCAGCTGCTGGAACGCGACGACCACCCCAGCGTGGAGCAACTGCACACGGCCATCCTTGCCGAATTCCCCACCACCAGCCTGGCCACGGTGTACAAGACCATCCACCTGCTGAAGCAGCTGGGCGAGGTGCTGGAGCTGGGCTTCGGCGAACTCGGCAGCCGCTACGACGGTCGCCACCCGCGCCCGCACCCGCACCTCATCTGCACCCGCTGCGGCAGCATCACCGACCCGCCCTGCCCAGATGACGAAGTAGACGCACTGGCGTCCCGCATCGCAAAGCAGAGCGGCTTCGCCGTCAGTTCCCACCGCTTCGACCTCTTCGGGCTCTGCCCGGCCTGCCGCGCACGGTCCTAA
- the rny gene encoding ribonuclease Y produces MSDSILLLIALDGLALIIGLAGGYYLNSYLSKKRNQDASDLAERIVEEARKEAEATRKEARLQAQDEIFALKKEQEREYKDREQTLKREQGRLQEKEERLESKLEKVAQKESGVVELEKRLIKQEKSLAEKQEALDAAHDIHERKLQEISGLTVEEAKERLMTEVESRTRHEAARMIRNIETEAKEVAGKKAKEILSLAIQRYAGDYVSEQTVTAVPLPSEEMKGRIIGREGRNIRALEAATGVDLIIDDTPETVVLSAYSPLRREVAKQALERLIHDGRIHPARIEDIVRKVEQEMDVKLREIGEQATFDVGVHGIHPELVKLLGQLHYRTSYSQNVLQHSIEVAFLCGIMAAELGLDEKMAKRAGLLHDLGKAVDHEIEGPHAVIGADLAKKHGESQDIVHAIQAHHEDVPPQTAIATLVQAADSLSGARPGARKELLENYVKRLEELEGIATSFGGVSKAYAIQAGREVRVMVDAERVPDEQTYLLVKDIASKIESNMTYPGQIRVTVIREKRAVGYAK; encoded by the coding sequence ATGTCTGATTCAATCCTGTTGCTCATCGCCCTCGATGGCCTGGCGCTCATCATCGGCCTCGCGGGCGGCTACTATCTCAACAGCTACCTTTCCAAAAAACGCAACCAGGACGCAAGCGACCTGGCTGAACGCATCGTGGAAGAGGCAAGGAAGGAGGCCGAGGCCACCCGCAAGGAGGCCAGGCTGCAAGCCCAGGACGAAATTTTCGCCCTCAAGAAGGAGCAGGAGCGCGAGTACAAGGACCGCGAGCAGACCCTGAAGCGCGAACAGGGCCGCCTGCAGGAGAAGGAAGAGCGCCTGGAAAGCAAACTCGAAAAGGTGGCCCAGAAGGAATCCGGCGTGGTGGAGCTGGAAAAGCGGCTCATCAAGCAGGAAAAGAGCCTGGCTGAAAAGCAGGAGGCCCTGGACGCCGCCCACGACATCCACGAGCGCAAGCTGCAGGAAATCTCCGGCCTCACCGTGGAGGAGGCCAAGGAACGCCTCATGACCGAGGTGGAGTCGCGCACGCGCCACGAGGCCGCGCGCATGATCCGCAACATCGAGACCGAGGCCAAGGAAGTGGCGGGCAAGAAGGCCAAGGAAATCCTCTCCCTGGCCATACAGCGCTACGCGGGCGACTACGTTTCCGAGCAGACCGTCACCGCCGTGCCCCTGCCCAGCGAGGAGATGAAAGGCCGCATCATCGGCCGCGAGGGCAGGAACATCCGCGCCCTTGAGGCCGCCACAGGCGTCGACCTCATCATCGACGACACGCCCGAAACCGTGGTCCTTTCGGCCTACAGCCCCCTGCGGCGCGAGGTGGCCAAGCAGGCCCTTGAGCGCCTCATCCACGACGGCCGCATCCACCCCGCGCGCATCGAGGACATCGTGCGCAAGGTGGAGCAGGAAATGGACGTGAAGCTGCGCGAAATCGGCGAGCAGGCCACCTTCGACGTGGGCGTGCACGGCATCCATCCGGAGCTCGTCAAGCTGCTGGGCCAGCTGCACTACCGCACCAGCTACTCCCAGAACGTGCTCCAGCACTCCATCGAGGTGGCCTTCCTCTGCGGCATCATGGCCGCGGAGCTGGGCCTGGACGAAAAGATGGCCAAGCGCGCAGGCCTGCTGCACGACCTGGGCAAGGCCGTGGACCATGAGATCGAAGGCCCCCACGCCGTCATCGGCGCGGACTTGGCCAAGAAACACGGCGAAAGCCAGGACATCGTGCACGCCATCCAGGCCCACCACGAGGATGTGCCCCCGCAGACCGCCATCGCCACCCTGGTCCAGGCGGCGGACAGCCTCTCCGGCGCGCGGCCCGGCGCCCGCAAGGAGCTCCTGGAGAACTACGTCAAGCGCCTGGAGGAGCTGGAAGGCATCGCCACCAGCTTCGGCGGCGTCAGCAAGGCTTACGCCATCCAGGCCGGACGCGAGGTGCGGGTGATGGTGGACGCCGAGCGCGTGCCCGACGAACAGACCTACCTGCTGGTCAAGGACATCGCCTCCAAAATCGAAAGCAACATGACCTACCCCGGCCAGATCCGGGTCACGGTCATCCGCGAAAAGCGCGCCGTGGGCTACGCAAAGTAG
- a CDS encoding cell division protein ZapA has protein sequence MPSYTITVNGLEISFKTDADFERIQVAQALLEERFSELSKGGRYISREKLLTLLALGMADDYLETRRKLAALEARMQELLERR, from the coding sequence ATGCCGAGCTACACCATAACGGTCAACGGTCTTGAAATTTCCTTCAAGACGGATGCGGACTTTGAACGCATCCAGGTTGCCCAGGCCCTGCTCGAAGAACGTTTCTCCGAGTTGAGCAAGGGCGGACGGTACATAAGCAGGGAGAAACTGCTCACGCTTCTGGCCCTTGGGATGGCGGACGACTATCTCGAAACGAGGCGGAAGCTTGCGGCCCTTGAGGCCCGAATGCAGGAGCTCTTGGAGAGGCGATAA
- the glmU gene encoding bifunctional UDP-N-acetylglucosamine diphosphorylase/glucosamine-1-phosphate N-acetyltransferase GlmU yields the protein MPNPNTVAVILAAGKGTRMHSDRPKALQTLLGDTMLAHVARTAASVAAHVLTVVGHGHELVRATHPDLAQGFVLQEEQKGTGHALQCAWDAVRQSGAAHCLVLNADAPLLCPQDLDDLLGFVREGADIAFLTTVLPDAGSFGRVLRGADGRVTGIVEAKDFDPARHGTDTGEVNTGVFCLSVAAVEAALFSLTSANRAGEYYITDLVANGLAAGLAVRAHRRDNALDLLGVNSPLELAQAEERLRGRIVSRLLKSGVILHHPDSIVVGPQAQVEPGAELIGPCRVLGASRIASGARVGAFSQLTDSVLEAGSTVREHSHLEQARLAPGSDCGPFARLRPGAELCERAHVGNFVEMKKAVLGSGAKAGHLSYLGDAEVGAGANIGAGTITCNYDGARKHKTDIGAGAFIGSNTALVAPVRVGENALVGAGSVITKDVPDRALGVARSKQINLEGRGKKP from the coding sequence ATGCCCAACCCGAACACCGTCGCCGTCATCCTTGCCGCAGGCAAGGGCACGCGTATGCATTCCGACCGGCCCAAGGCCCTGCAGACCCTGCTGGGAGACACCATGCTCGCCCACGTGGCCAGGACCGCCGCCTCGGTGGCCGCGCATGTGCTGACCGTGGTCGGCCACGGGCACGAACTGGTCCGCGCCACGCACCCGGACCTGGCCCAGGGCTTTGTGCTCCAGGAGGAGCAGAAAGGCACCGGCCACGCCCTGCAATGCGCCTGGGACGCCGTGCGCCAAAGCGGCGCGGCGCACTGCCTTGTGCTGAACGCAGACGCCCCCCTGCTCTGCCCCCAGGACCTGGACGACCTTCTGGGCTTTGTGCGCGAGGGCGCGGACATCGCGTTTTTGACCACCGTGCTGCCCGATGCCGGCTCCTTCGGCCGGGTGCTGCGCGGAGCGGACGGGCGGGTGACCGGCATTGTCGAGGCCAAGGACTTCGACCCCGCGCGGCACGGGACCGACACCGGCGAGGTAAATACCGGGGTGTTCTGCCTTTCCGTGGCGGCGGTGGAAGCCGCGCTCTTTTCGCTCACCAGCGCCAACCGCGCCGGGGAGTATTACATCACCGATCTGGTGGCCAACGGCCTGGCCGCCGGGTTGGCCGTGCGCGCGCACCGGCGCGACAACGCCCTGGACCTACTCGGCGTCAACTCGCCCCTGGAGCTGGCCCAGGCCGAGGAACGCCTGCGCGGGCGCATCGTGTCGCGCTTGCTCAAATCCGGCGTCATCCTGCACCACCCGGACAGCATCGTGGTGGGACCGCAAGCGCAGGTGGAGCCAGGGGCGGAGCTCATCGGCCCTTGCCGCGTGCTCGGCGCAAGCAGGATTGCCAGCGGGGCGCGGGTGGGAGCGTTCAGCCAACTCACGGACAGCGTGCTCGAAGCCGGAAGCACCGTCCGCGAGCACAGCCACCTGGAGCAGGCCCGCCTTGCCCCAGGCAGCGACTGCGGGCCCTTCGCCAGGCTGCGGCCCGGTGCGGAGCTGTGCGAACGCGCGCATGTGGGCAACTTCGTGGAGATGAAAAAGGCCGTGCTCGGGTCTGGGGCCAAGGCAGGGCATCTCTCCTACCTGGGCGATGCGGAGGTTGGCGCGGGCGCCAACATCGGCGCGGGCACCATCACCTGCAACTACGATGGCGCGCGCAAACACAAAACCGACATCGGCGCGGGCGCGTTCATCGGCAGCAATACGGCCCTTGTGGCCCCGGTGCGCGTGGGGGAAAACGCCCTTGTCGGCGCCGGTTCCGTGATTACAAAAGACGTTCCGGACAGGGCGTTGGGCGTGGCCCGCTCCAAGCAGATCAATCTTGAGGGGCGGGGCAAGAAACCTTGA
- a CDS encoding F0F1 ATP synthase subunit epsilon, which yields MSKKLLLEIVTPDRKVLSQDVDYVGAPGALGEFGVLPNHIPFLSALGIGNLYYKDEGKIHYVFVSGGFAEVSPEKVTVLAEAAEKATDIDLERARKAQERAQQRLQRAQEKIDHARAQAALRRALARMSCRNSGEKAGTC from the coding sequence ATGTCCAAAAAGCTGCTGCTTGAAATCGTGACGCCTGACCGCAAGGTCCTCTCGCAGGACGTTGACTACGTCGGCGCTCCCGGCGCGCTGGGCGAGTTCGGTGTGTTGCCGAACCACATCCCCTTCCTGTCCGCGCTGGGCATCGGCAACCTGTACTACAAGGACGAGGGCAAGATCCACTACGTCTTTGTGTCCGGGGGATTTGCCGAGGTCAGCCCCGAGAAGGTCACCGTCCTGGCCGAGGCGGCGGAAAAGGCGACGGATATCGATCTGGAACGCGCCCGCAAGGCTCAGGAGCGCGCCCAGCAGCGCCTCCAGCGCGCCCAGGAGAAGATCGACCATGCGCGCGCCCAGGCCGCGCTGCGTCGAGCCCTGGCCCGCATGAGCTGCCGCAATTCCGGCGAAAAGGCTGGCACCTGCTAG
- the atpD gene encoding F0F1 ATP synthase subunit beta — protein sequence MSANVGKIVQVIGAVVDVEFPEGQLPQILSALQINNPNNTDAPDLICEVAQHLGNNVVRTIAMDATEGLVRGMAATDTGDSIQVPVGLPALGRIINVVGRPVDEMGPINTDKHMSIHRSAPPFVDQNTKVEVLETGIKVVDLLIPFPKGGKMGLFGGAGVGKTVILMEMINNIAKHHGGLSVFAGVGERTREGNDLYHEFKDAGILDKAALVYGQMNEPPGARARVALTGLTIAENFRDADGQDVLLFIDNIFRFTQAGSEVSALLGRMPSAVGYQPTLGTDLGELQERITSTTKGSITSVQAVYVPADDLTDPAPATTFSHLDGTLVLSRQIAELGIYPAVDPLDSTSRILDPLVLGVEHYSVARAVQQILQKYKELQDIIAILGMDELSDDDKLLVGRARRIQRFLSQPFHVAEAFTGKPGRYVKLEDTIKGFKEIIDGKHDEIPESAFYMVGDINEAIEKAKQG from the coding sequence ATGAGTGCGAACGTAGGGAAAATCGTTCAGGTTATCGGCGCCGTCGTGGACGTCGAATTTCCTGAGGGACAGCTGCCTCAGATCCTGAGCGCGCTGCAAATCAACAATCCGAACAACACCGATGCTCCGGACCTGATCTGCGAAGTCGCCCAGCACCTGGGCAACAACGTGGTCCGGACCATCGCCATGGACGCCACCGAGGGTCTGGTCCGCGGCATGGCCGCCACCGACACCGGCGACTCCATCCAGGTGCCCGTCGGCCTTCCGGCCCTGGGCCGCATCATCAACGTTGTCGGCCGTCCCGTGGACGAAATGGGCCCGATCAACACCGACAAGCACATGTCCATCCACCGCTCCGCTCCGCCCTTCGTGGACCAGAACACCAAGGTCGAAGTGCTTGAGACCGGCATCAAGGTCGTGGACCTCCTGATCCCCTTCCCCAAGGGCGGCAAGATGGGCCTCTTCGGCGGCGCCGGCGTGGGCAAGACCGTTATTCTCATGGAGATGATCAACAACATCGCCAAGCACCACGGCGGTCTGTCGGTCTTCGCCGGCGTGGGTGAGCGCACCCGCGAGGGCAACGACCTCTACCACGAGTTCAAGGACGCCGGCATTCTGGACAAAGCCGCCTTGGTGTACGGGCAGATGAACGAGCCCCCGGGAGCCCGTGCCCGCGTGGCCCTCACCGGCCTCACCATCGCTGAGAACTTCCGCGATGCCGACGGCCAGGACGTGCTGCTGTTCATCGACAACATCTTCCGCTTCACCCAGGCGGGTTCGGAAGTGTCCGCGCTGCTCGGCCGCATGCCCTCCGCGGTGGGTTACCAGCCCACGCTCGGCACCGACCTCGGCGAACTGCAGGAGCGCATCACCTCCACCACCAAGGGTTCCATCACCTCGGTGCAGGCCGTGTACGTGCCCGCAGACGACTTGACCGACCCCGCCCCGGCCACGACCTTCTCGCACCTGGACGGCACCCTCGTGCTTTCCCGCCAGATCGCCGAGCTGGGCATCTATCCCGCGGTGGACCCGCTGGACTCCACCAGCCGCATCCTTGACCCGCTGGTTCTGGGCGTGGAGCACTACTCCGTCGCCCGCGCCGTGCAGCAGATCCTCCAGAAGTACAAGGAACTGCAGGACATCATCGCCATTCTGGGCATGGACGAGCTCTCCGACGACGACAAGCTCCTCGTCGGCCGCGCCCGCCGCATCCAGCGCTTCCTGTCCCAGCCGTTCCACGTGGCCGAAGCCTTCACCGGCAAGCCCGGCCGCTACGTCAAGCTTGAAGACACCATCAAGGGCTTCAAGGAGATCATCGACGGCAAGCACGACGAGATCCCGGAGAGCGCCTTCTACATGGTTGGCGACATCAACGAGGCCATTGAAAAGGCCAAGCAGGGATAG